The proteins below come from a single Anguilla rostrata isolate EN2019 chromosome 3, ASM1855537v3, whole genome shotgun sequence genomic window:
- the cd68 gene encoding macrosialin has protein sequence MKNGFMLFMACAITMAVAVSQDNGKEFNPSATFSPPRQFDASSPPPPHPNATTHHPNTTTPHPNTTTPHPNTTTPHPNTTTPHPNTTTPHPNTTTPHPNTTTPHPNTTTPHPNTTTPLPKTTTPHPNTTTPAPQPTPKTNLTAGNYTLKSGNDVCALANMALEVRVEYGTKNKSEGAYIVQPGKTSVSGTCDKLDVKFNLTFKEGFIVFQFQKNVSEKLVYVSSVAVELTYPFDHADPKTKYAASNNSVKLFPAAIGHSYSCRNQSVYLGKGIHLDMTQVRMQALNITNTNFGLPDPCPADQPDYRVAIAVGIVLLILIIIVIVAYLIGRRRRIDGYQSL, from the exons ATGAAAAACGGATTTATGTTGTTTATGGCTTGCGCCATAACTATGG CTGTTGCAGTTTCTCAAGATAATGGGAAGGAATTCAACCCATCTGCCACTTTTTCTCCTCCTCGGCAATTTGATGCCTCCTCACCGCCGCCCCCTCATCCCAATGCGACCACCCATCATCCCAATACGACCACCCCACATCCCAATACGACCACACCACATCCCAATACGACCACCCCACATCCCAATACGACCACACCACATCCCAATACGACCACACCACATCCCAATACGACCACCCCTCATCCCAATACCACTACACCTCATCCCAATACGACCACCCCTCATCCCAATACGACCACCCCTCTTCCCAAGACGACCACCCCTCATCCCAATACGACCACACCAGCTCCTCAGCCTACGCCCAAGACCAACCTGACAGCTGGAAACTATACTCTGAAGAGTGgcaatgatgtgtgtgcattggcCAATATGGCACTGGAGGTCAGAGTGGAGTATGGCACCAAAAACAAG TCTGAAGGGGCCTACATTGTCCAACCAGGGAAGACATCTGTTTCTGGGACCTGCGACAAGTTAGATGTGAAGTTCAATCTCACCTTCAAAGAGGGGTTTATTGTCTTCCAGTTTCAGAAG AATGTCTCTGAGAAACTGGTCTATGTTAGCTCAGTTGCTGTGGAACTGACCTACCCCTTTGACCATGCAG ATCCTAAAACCAAGTACGCAGCCAGCAACAATTCGGTGAAGCTCTTCCCTGCAGCGATTGGTCACTCCTACTCCTGCCGGAACCAGTCGGTGTACTTAGGAAAAGGCATCCATTTGGATATGACCCAAGTCAGGATGCAGGCCCTTAACATCACCAACACCAACTTTGGCCTCC CTGACCCATGCCCTGCTGACCAGCCGGACTATCGTGTGGCTATAGCTGTGGGAATCGTCCTACTTATTCTCATTATCATCGTCATTGTGGCCTACCTCATTGGCAGAAGGAGGAGAATTGATGGCTACCAGTCTCTCTAA